The Heyndrickxia acidicola sequence TACAGAAGGGAACAATCTGGCTATTAAGGGAACAGCTTTGCAGTATCGCAACAGAGGGAAGCATATTATTACCACTGCTACCGAACACCCTTCCATTTATGAAACGTGCAGGCAGCTTGAAGATATGGGATACCAAGTGACATATCTTCCTGTTAATAAAGATGGGCAAATCAGCTTGGGAGATCTGGAAGCAGCAATTACAAATGAAACCATACTTGTTACGTTGATGCATGTAAACAATGAAGTGGGCACCATTCAGCCGGTTAGAGAAATTGGTGAAATGCTTAAAAATTATCCGAAAGTTTTGTTTCATGTAGACCATGTTCAGGGCATGGGTAAAATTCCTTTGGATCTCCATAAGGCAAATATAGACTTTTGTACGATTTCCGCCCATAAGTTTCATGGCTTAAAAGGGAATGGAATTCTTTATATTCGAGAAGGTGTACGGATTTCCCCTCTACTCTCCGGCGGCAATCAGGAAGGAAGGATGCGAAGCGGGACTGAAAATACAGGCGGAATCGTCACGATGGCTAAAGCATTAAGGCTTATAGAGGATAGAAGAGTCTCAGAAGTTGAATCACTTTTAGCTATTCGGAATGAGTTACTGAAACAATTAAACGGGATTCCTGCTATACAGATCCATACAAATCCTGATGTCTCTGCGCCGCATATTGTTAATTTTTCTGTAGTTGGCTTAAAAGGAGAGGTTATGGTACATGCTCTGGAGGAAGAAGGCATATACGTTTCCACGACAAGCGCCTGTTCTTCTAAGCAAAAATCCTTGAGCAGAACACTGCTGGAAATGGGAGTTTCAAAGCATGTCGCAGAGGGAGCTGTGCGAGTGAGTCTTTCGTATGGAAATACATTAAAAGAAGCGGAGCAATTTATCCGGGCACTGAAAAATGTTTTGGGAAAATATCGTGATGTTATGAGGGATGGAAAATGAAATATGATCGAATTTTAATACGTTATGGAGAACTTTCTACAAAAGGAAAGAATCGCAGCCATTTTATTTCGACTTTAAAAAGAAATATCCGGAATACTCTTAATGAGTTTGAAAATATATCCATTCAAGGCGGCCACGACAGAATGTATATTCTTTTGAACGGTGAAAATAGTGAACCTATAATAGAAAGGCTCTCTAAGGTGTTTGGAATTCAATCCTTCAGCCTCGCCGTTCGCACGAATAGAGAGATAGGAGAAATTCAGGAGGTTGGTCTTAACCTTGTCCAGCAGCTTTTTTTTGAGGGGGCTACCTTCAAGGTCTCAACACGGCGAGGGGACAAATCCTTTGAGTTGGATACCAATGAAATTAATCATGCAGTAGGCAGCCATATTTTGAAAAACATTGAAGGATTGAAAGTGGATGTCCGGAATCCCGATATTGATCTTTTAGTGGATGTAAGAAGTGAAGGAGTTTATTTGTCCAGTGAAATTATTAAGGGTGCGGGAGGCCTTCCAGTGGGTTCTTCGGGGAAAGCTATGCTTATGCTTTCAGGAGGAATTGACAGCCCTGTTGCTGGTTATATGGTGATGAAACGAGGCGTTCAGGTGGAAGCTGTTCATTTTCACAGCCCTCCTTTTACAAGTCCGCGCGCAAAGCAAAAAGTTATTGACCTTGCACGCAAGATCGCTCATTTCAGCGGTGCCGTCAAAGTTCACATTGTTCCTTTCACAAAAGTACAAGAAACCATCCATAAACAAATACCTGAAAGCTATACAATGACTGCAACGAGAAGAATGATGCTGAGAATTACAGATGAAGTCAGAAGGAAAAATAACGGATTGGCCATTATAACTGGTGAGAGCCTGGGACAGGTAGCGAGCCAGACGCTTGAGAGCATGGTTGCCATTAACGATGTTACTTCAACACCTATTATAAGGCCGCTCGTTGCCATGGATAAATTGGACATTATTGATATTGCCAAGCGGATTGATACGTTTGAAATATCGAACCTTCCTTACGAGGATTGCTGTACGATTTTTACGCCGCCTTCACCAAAAACAAAGCCAAAGCTTGAAAAAATCCAGCATTTTGAAAGCTTTCTCGATTTTACTCCGTTCCTAGAGGAAGCTGTTGCCGGAACAGAAAGCTTTTATGTTTATCCTGGGGAGGATGAGGCAGCTATAGAGGAATTTGAAGGCCTTCTCTAATTCCTTTTTAAAAAGGCTGTTAAAATTCTATGTTGATAGCTTCTCGGTTTTTAGCTTATTCGTGTGAAACAGTCGTTTCATGCACCTTTCAGCTGAGCTGAAAGGTTACAGAAAAAAAGGAATAATAGCAAACAAGTTTGCTTTCTGTTCTTTTTTCACTGTAAAATGAGCTAAAAAACAGCAAAGTCCTTTAACAATCCTAAAAAAAGACTGCGAAGTTCCTGTAATTAATTATAGTCATAGAGTAAAATAAAAGGCTCTGAATTATGGTCAAGGAGGACAGGCTGTATTGAAACATTTACCAATGATTTGATTGTATGATGACATGTGTTTCTGCACAATCTAAACTCACAAGGAGGTGAGACACATGGCAAACACAAATAACGAATTATTGGTATATGGAGCTCAACAAGCCCTTGACCAAATGAAGTATGAAATCGCTCAAGAATTTGGAGTAAGTCTTGGTGCTGATACAACTGCACGTGCTAACGGATCTGTTGGTGGTGAAATCACAAAACGCCTTGTATCTATGGCTGAACAACAACTAGGCGGCGGTTACCAACGCTAAGAAATTGAATAAATAATGGCTACAGGAAGCGGGCTTTATTGCCCGCTTCCTTTTTGCGATAAAATTTTTTAAACTCCAGCGCCTATCGGATTACTCCGTCTTCTCCCTGCGATAAGTCAACAATCTAGTTCCCTTTATCTCAGTCAAAGACTACGGAATCCGTACACCGATGAGCGAGGCGCCTGTGCTTTTCTTAATGAAATAAACTTTTGGGACTTAATATTTAAAATATTTATATGATTTCGTATAATAGAAGGAGGATAGGATGTAAGGAGGAAAAGACATGAAACGAGAAGATTTGCTGGCCCCTAAAAAATACAACATTGTACAAGAAGTTGAGAAATTCTTGGATAACCCTTCGAAAGTCGCATTAAGAATGGAGGATGAGGCTGGAAGGATCAATGAACGGACTTATTCGCAGCTAATCGAAAATGTGAATAAAATTGGTAACATTTTTTTGAGCAATGGTCTTCAAAAGGGAGATATTATTCTTGTCATGGTTCCTAGATTGCTACAGACATATGAAATTTATTTGGCCGCATTAAAAACAGGAATGATTGTTCTTCCAAGCTCTGAAATGCTAAAAGCCAAGGATATTCAATATCGGCTGGAGCATGGAAATGTGAAAGCAGTCGTCTCATTTGCTACCTATACGGAGGAGTTTAAGAAAGTAGAGAATATCGATCGTGTAAAGAGGTTTGTAATAGGAGGATCCGAAGATGGCTGGCTGCATCTGGATAACCTAATGGAGAATGCATCGACAGTGCTGTCCATTGCCGAAACCTCAGAAGACGATATGGCATTTCTTTCTTATACCTCAGGGACAACGGGTAATCCTAAGGGCGTTGTACATACGCATGGATGGGGATATGCTCATTTAAGAGCTGCCGCTCCAAACTGGCTTTGTATTGAAGAGGAGGATGTTGTTTGGGCTACTGCCGGCCCGGGCTGGCAAAAGTGGATATGGAGTCCGTTTCTCTCTGTGCTGGGCTCAGGTGCCACAGGGTTTGTTTATAATGGGAAGTTTGAAGCAAATAAATACTTGCAGCTTTTGGATAAACATCAAATAAATGTTTTATGCTGTACTCCTACGGAATATCGGCTTATGGCAAAGGCAGAAGGACTCGCGGAATATAAACTTACTAAGCTGCGAAGCGCTGTATCTGCTGGAGAACCATTGAACAGGGAAGTCATTGATATTTTTAAAAGGTATTTTGGTGTTACGGTACGTGACGGCTATGGACAAACGGAAAATACCTTGCTTGTAGGAATCACAAAGGATATGGAGCTTCGTCCAGGATCGATGGGAAAACCGATTCCTGGAAACCGGGTAGAGGTCATTAACGAGGATGGGATTCCATGTTCAGCTGGCGAAGTTGGCGATATTGCCGTTCATGTGGAAACTCCCGCTCTTTTTAAAAACTATTATAAAGATCCCGAAAGAACAGCCAAACAATTTCGCGGTGATTATTACATTACGGGAGATAAAGCAAAGAAAGATGAAGACGGTTATTTCTGGTTTGAAGGCAGGGGAGATGATATCATTATCAGTTCAGGCTATACCATCGGGCCTTTTGAGGTAGAAGATGCACTGGTTAAGCATCCATATGTGACGGAGTGTGCAGTGGTGGGAAAACCGGATTCCATAAGAGGGACCATTGTGAAAGCATTTGTTGTTTTAAGAGAAGGAATCCATCCAGAGCAGACCAACCTGATAACAGAGCTGCAAAACCATGTTAAACAGCTGACGGCACCCTATAAATATCCAAGGGAAATCGAATTTATTTCTGAGCTTCCTAAGACCACCTCTGGAAAGATACGCAGGATTGAACTGCGGCAGCAGGAGATTGGCAACGTAAAAACGCTTTAATAAAGGCTCTTTTCGTAAACTTTGTTGCTATTTGACACAAAAAAGGGGTATAAACCCAGGTTCAGTATTAAAACTTTTAATAACTTACGAAAAGATGCCACGAAGACAGACGACATACGGAATAGTCCTTTATACGTAAAGCAACAATTTACGCGAAAACAGCCTTAATACAACCATTGAATTAAGACTAAAAAGCAGTCAGTCTGTAAGAGCTGTCTGCTTTTTCATACCTTAAAAAAGAATGGATACAGGCAGAAAAAACCTCCTCTAATTCTCTTCTTCTAATTTGACTATTCGCTGTGAAAAAATGGTTGCATTTAGTCACAATAAGCAAGAAAAT is a genomic window containing:
- the mbcS gene encoding acyl-CoA synthetase MbcS; protein product: MKREDLLAPKKYNIVQEVEKFLDNPSKVALRMEDEAGRINERTYSQLIENVNKIGNIFLSNGLQKGDIILVMVPRLLQTYEIYLAALKTGMIVLPSSEMLKAKDIQYRLEHGNVKAVVSFATYTEEFKKVENIDRVKRFVIGGSEDGWLHLDNLMENASTVLSIAETSEDDMAFLSYTSGTTGNPKGVVHTHGWGYAHLRAAAPNWLCIEEEDVVWATAGPGWQKWIWSPFLSVLGSGATGFVYNGKFEANKYLQLLDKHQINVLCCTPTEYRLMAKAEGLAEYKLTKLRSAVSAGEPLNREVIDIFKRYFGVTVRDGYGQTENTLLVGITKDMELRPGSMGKPIPGNRVEVINEDGIPCSAGEVGDIAVHVETPALFKNYYKDPERTAKQFRGDYYITGDKAKKDEDGYFWFEGRGDDIIISSGYTIGPFEVEDALVKHPYVTECAVVGKPDSIRGTIVKAFVVLREGIHPEQTNLITELQNHVKQLTAPYKYPREIEFISELPKTTSGKIRRIELRQQEIGNVKTL
- a CDS encoding alpha/beta-type small acid-soluble spore protein, yielding MANTNNELLVYGAQQALDQMKYEIAQEFGVSLGADTTARANGSVGGEITKRLVSMAEQQLGGGYQR
- a CDS encoding cysteine desulfurase family protein translates to MIYFDNSATTKPYDEVLDAFIKISRNFFANPSSLHQLGSHADSLIGQARKQIAQLLKVNMNEVFFTSGGTEGNNLAIKGTALQYRNRGKHIITTATEHPSIYETCRQLEDMGYQVTYLPVNKDGQISLGDLEAAITNETILVTLMHVNNEVGTIQPVREIGEMLKNYPKVLFHVDHVQGMGKIPLDLHKANIDFCTISAHKFHGLKGNGILYIREGVRISPLLSGGNQEGRMRSGTENTGGIVTMAKALRLIEDRRVSEVESLLAIRNELLKQLNGIPAIQIHTNPDVSAPHIVNFSVVGLKGEVMVHALEEEGIYVSTTSACSSKQKSLSRTLLEMGVSKHVAEGAVRVSLSYGNTLKEAEQFIRALKNVLGKYRDVMRDGK
- the thiI gene encoding tRNA uracil 4-sulfurtransferase ThiI; translated protein: MKYDRILIRYGELSTKGKNRSHFISTLKRNIRNTLNEFENISIQGGHDRMYILLNGENSEPIIERLSKVFGIQSFSLAVRTNREIGEIQEVGLNLVQQLFFEGATFKVSTRRGDKSFELDTNEINHAVGSHILKNIEGLKVDVRNPDIDLLVDVRSEGVYLSSEIIKGAGGLPVGSSGKAMLMLSGGIDSPVAGYMVMKRGVQVEAVHFHSPPFTSPRAKQKVIDLARKIAHFSGAVKVHIVPFTKVQETIHKQIPESYTMTATRRMMLRITDEVRRKNNGLAIITGESLGQVASQTLESMVAINDVTSTPIIRPLVAMDKLDIIDIAKRIDTFEISNLPYEDCCTIFTPPSPKTKPKLEKIQHFESFLDFTPFLEEAVAGTESFYVYPGEDEAAIEEFEGLL